The nucleotide sequence ttatttcagaTATGCGTCTTCTCCCCCCACCCTTTTAAATGATTAGATTAAATGCTTTATAAgctttactgttttttaaatttagttattgAAGTCATGCGTTGAAAGTATATTTAGTAACATgtgaaaatgttaattatttaattttaggtGAAATAACCTAATAGAGGCCCACGatgccagtttttaaaaagaaagttcatGAATATTTTgtagacaaaaaaagaataaaatgaaataatccaaaCACTAACAATATTTGTATCTGGTTAATGAGATAGGAGGTGTTAgtttctgtacatttttttcaattttccaaaATCTGGAagttaatttaatgttttttaattaacagactaatttttagaatagttttagattgaCAGAGAAACTAagcagatagtacagagagttcccatatcctcacacccagtttcccctatgaCTGACATCTTCCATAAGAATGTGCATTAATCACACTAGTGAACCAATGTGggtacagtgttattaactaaagGCCATACTTGATTCAGATTTCCCTAGTTTTTATCAAAATCCTTTTTCTgatccaggatcccatccaggacaccataTTACATGTAGCCGTTGTGTCTCCTTAGGCgcttcttggctgtgacagtttcttggaCTTTCCTTCTTTGATGGCCTTAACGATTTTGAGgatactggtcaggtattttctTGGATGCTCCTCAATTAGAGTTTGTCCTGTGTTGTTCTCATGGGTAGAGTGGGGCTCCagatttgggggaggaagaccacagaggtacaGTGTTGTTTCATTACATCATATCAAGgatacatactatcaacatgataGATTAATATAAcagataatataattaataacaaCATAATAGAGAACATAATATGATAGATTAAATGATTGAACTAAATAGTTTCTATGTTttactggttttgtttttgtggtatttttttccccaaaagatcAGCtcacagatttctttcttttatttttcctccccaaagccccactacctggttgtatatcctagtggtaagtcattctagttcttctatgtgggacacctccacagcatggcttgatgaacagtgctaggtcctgcccaggatccaaaccagcgaaccctgggccaccaaagcagagcacaagaactcaaccacttggccttggggccagcctccaCAGATTTCTTGATtagttctattttctattttattatgcttaacttgtgtattttcattcttttttatttgctgatatAAGTACACCAGCTATTATTTCCTCTGAGCACTACTTTAAGTGGGATCCCACGGGTTACAGTATATGGAATGTTTTTTGTGATTCTTATTTTCTAGATATTCTGCAATTTCTGTATAGATCTCTTTTTTGATCCGAGTTGTttaaaagggaatttttaaaaatgtccaagTGCTAGGGTTTTGTATCCATGGTTTTGtgattaatttctagtttttcttctgTGCTGTCAGATTCTGTATATTTCtgattttgggggaggttttatTTGTGGCttatgggaaatttttttttttttttttttgaaatatacatCAATTTAATTTGTCTTATTAATTTTGCAATTTTGGCTTTTCTGTGTATTTAGTTAATTTGGCCCAGTGATTGGTCACGAGCTAAAAGAAGTGAATTAGAATCACCTCCCTCTGCTGtggatctgtctgtctgtcttgtaTTTCCTGTAGCTTTTGCTCTGAATTTTGGTGCTGTTTGGTGTGTTAGAGCTTCAATTGTGGattgtattctttattattataaaacattCATCTTTGTCTCACTTAAAATCATTTGCCCCGAATTCCACTTTACTTGCTGGTGTTAAGGTTTGCATGCCTGCCTGGTGCGAGGTAACACTTCCCTGGTGGGTATCCACCCTTCATTTCCAGCATCCCTCAGTCACGTCACTTTGGGGATGTCTCTCTTAAGTAGCATCTGGTTGGGCATTTTGTCTTATTCCCCAATCTCAGGATCTTTTCTTTCTAGTAGTTTATTATGGTCATTCATTGACATAGCGAGTGTTTTGGTCTAGTTTTAGTATCATAGCCtatctctttgtgtttttccttctatTGCTTCTTACAGCAAAATCTTTCAGTGTGTAGTCTGTttcattttgtggtttttttttttctgacagtttggaaggttttcattttatttttagtcttctgGAGGTTGCCTTTATAactatgtaaaatgtatttcatcttttttaaaatactgtactaCTTGTCTCCCTTCTGAAATAAGTGATCCCAAAATTAGTTTACAAATTTGGTCACAATTTTTATCTGCTTTGTGACAGCTTTTTTTCTGGTGAATTTTCTTGGTTTGCCTCTTTTTTCCTGTCCCCCTGATTTCTCCTCTAGCATCGTTGACTCTGTCATGTGCTGGTTCCTCTTTGGAAGAGGCAAATCTTCTAGGATCCTCATTTTGCAGGGGATGCCCAAAGAAGGGGTGCCAGGAAGTGTCTTAGGAGAGCAGGATTGCACCCTGGTTCACGATGATGTTGTTCAGAGGACTGAGGCAGTGGTTTCTCTCGGCTTCTACCAGAGACCTGCAGCTATGGGCTTCCCCCAGTTCAGGCCCTTCTCTCACTCTGCCTCACCCACACGCTGCTTCCTGTAAAGATGGCAGCCTGTGGTTTCCTTTGTTAGCCTCGCTGTTCTCTGTCCCAGGGTGTCAGAGGCAGCTCCCACTGCCAGGCCACATACCCTGTTCCCACGGTTCCTGATCAGGaatcattgtttttttccttgagggAGTGCCAGCTAGAAGAAATCTGCCAGTTTTCTCTGGGAGCTGCAGCCACTGGTGGCTTCTGTAGGTGTTTTCTCACACTGGGTCTTCCCTGCCTTGGGCATCCCTTCACTATTTTTGGCAGCCTTTCCTTATAAATCGCGGTTCGGGTTACAAATGTGTTCTAGCTTTGTGGAAgatagaatttgcatttctgtttctctttcgcCTTTATTATGGGTGATCTTGGACATGAAAAGGAGTAACTTTATTCTGCTATCTTAGAACAGTCTAGTGTCACAAATTTTTATGTGTTCTGGAATTCTCCCAGATTAGACGTTAGCCAGAGCTCTCTGGATGGGCTGGCATGAGCTGAAGCTAGGGTctgacaagagaaaggaaagaaaatgggagtTGAGAATAAAATAGGAGGGCTAAAGGAGAAATCCACAGCCCAGCGGCCTGTGCTGTGTGCAGGGGGCCCTTTCCTTCTCCACCTGCACTTTGACTGGGAGTGAGCCCCTGTTTGGGTGGGAGGTTGGGGCCAGGCAGAGCAGGGCATGAAAAACGTCTGTCTCTTGGTTTGTCTCAGGGGAAGTTGTTCTGAGCCTAGCAGCTCTAGGCCAGCAAGGGGAGGGCACAGGCCTCTCGTCTGGTGGGGCTGCAGGGCTCAGCTCTTCATCTCTCCCCACACCCAGGCACATCCAACCAGCCCAAGCACCCTGGGTTCCAGCTGGTCTCCTGGAGAGGGTGGTCAAGCCCTCCTCCCTGAAAACTAGGATCCTGCCTCAGAGGAGGCTGCCCAGGGTCAGTGCTGTTAATGGTGCTTATCTGCCCAAAGAAACAGCTTACCCAAAGGGAAGGgacgtatgtgggatgcccagaGGATAGAGCCAGAGAGGAAAGCCCACCCACAGATTCTCAGACCTGGccctttttattattatctctcaGATTTCCACACCACCCAGAGAGAgcattttatccccattttacagatgaggaaactggtgTCTCAGAGAGGCTAAGAGACCTTCCTGTGGACACAGCTAAAAGATGGGGAGAGGGATGTGGATGCAGTTTTGTCGGCTCCAGAGCCTGGACCCCAGATCCCTTAccacccgcccccgccccccgcatcCTCAGATGGTCGCCTTGCGTCCATGTCCATGTCCCTGGGTGACCCTGTGGATCCTCCCTCTGTCCTGCTTCTCAAGCCTGGGTGCTCTTTGGGTGCTATTTAAGCTCCCAGGGCAGCCAGGACAGGAACCAAGAGGCTACACCCTGCACATCTTCGGCCCCCATGTCTTGGGCACTGTGTCCCCCCAGCCTTGACACAGGGCTTGTCCCCAAATGCACCTGGGTTCTTCTCCAGCgtctgtgatcttgagcaaatcactGAACTTCTCTGGGTTCAACCcttatatccaaaataaaattgCCTATGGTTGCCCTAAGCGCAGAACATGCACTCCGAAGCCAGATGGCCTCAGTGTGAATCTTGGCGGAGCACCTCATTAGCTGTGGGTCTTTGGTTAATGACTTATCCCTTCTCAGCTCTttgctttcctcatctataaaatgggaataaaatactGTATAAGTCTTATAGGGACATCTTAAGGATTAAATAGCTATTAAATGGAAATcgtttagaacagtgtctggcatacgGCAAGGAGTAGATAAGTGCCAGATATCACGATATtgatgaattattattattcatgcaAAGAGCTCAGCCAAGGCTTGGGCATAcatcgctgctgctgctgctgttataACCCGTGTCTTCTGCTTCCTTCCAGGAGCTtgggcccctgccccagcccagtaGAGGCTGTGGAGGTGTACGATCCGGACACCTGGTTCCCAGCCCGGTGGCCCGTCCCCGGCTGCAGGGAGCGCAGGCTCCTAGGAGGTAGCGGCAGCCCGCAGCGCCGGGCAGGGAACCATGGGCCAGAAGCTCTCGGGGAGCCTCAAGGCAGTGGAGGTGCGGGAGCCCGCGCTGCGGCCAGCCAAGCGCGAGCTGCGGGGCGCCGAGCCGGGGCGCCCGGCGCGCCTGGaccagctgctggacatgccggcGGCCGGGCCTGCTGTGCAGCTGCGGCACGCCTGGAACCCCGAGGACCGCTCGCTCAACGTCTTCGTCAAGGACGACGACCGGCTCACCTTCCATCGGCACCCAGTGGCCCAGAGCACGGACGGCATCCGCGGCAAGGTGGGCCACGCGCGCGGCCTGCACGCCTGGCAGATCCTCTGGCCGGCCCGGCAGCGCGGCACGCACGCCGTCGTGGGTGTGGCCACCGCCCGCGCGCCGCTGCACTCGGTGGGCTACACCGCGCTGGTGGGCAGTGATGCCGAGTCGTGGGGCTGGGACCTGGGCCGCAGCCGCCTCTACCACGACGGCAAGAACCGGCCCGGGGTGGCCTACCCCGCCTTCCTGGGCCCCGAGGAGGCCTTCGCGCTGCCCGACTCACTGCTCGTGGTGCTGGACATGGACGAGGGCACGCTCAGCTTCGTCGTGGACGGCCAGTACCTGGGCGTGGCCTTCCGCGGCCTCAAGGGCAAGAAGCTGTACCCGGTGGTGAGTGCCGTGTGGGGCCACTGCGAAGTCACCATGCGCTACATCAACGGCCTTGACCGTAAGTGTGGCCTGCTGAGCGAGGGGAGGCCAGGGGCTTTCGGGGGCCGCCTGCCTGTCCctgggggagttggggagggaggcCCCGCCCTCCAGCATCGCTGGGGATAATCCTGCAGTGTGGAGTCGTGGCTTGGACCTGGGCTGTGGGGCCAGGCTCCTGAGTTTGAACCTTGCCTCACTCCTTTGCTGGCTTGGTGATCTTgggctgtgcctcagtttccctatctgcaaAAGTGGCACAATGATAGTAATCTTggtcagggttgttgtgaggatcgaACAATGTGATAATCCCATGTGTGAAgggcttggaacagtgcctggcacctagcaaCAGCTTTGAGTGTTGATACCAATTATGAATCTCTCAGTCTGCGTAAGGGTATTCAAAATGATATCACCTGTGTGCCCAGCCGCAAACTCGCAGTGGGAGGAGAGTCACAAGTAGAAAACACAGTGCCTGCACTTGAATGCCGTGCGCTCGAGCTACTGATGGATAATAAGTAATGATGATAACACTatcatttattgaccacctactgtATGCAGGGGCTGAATACCCAGATTCCGGCTCTTCCTGGTACACTGTTAGAGGGGGCAGCCGCCTCTCATCTCTAGCTGATTACTACCTCATGCGAATGAGAGCTGCGAGTTGTGGAATCTTCAGATTTTTCCAAGAGGacccagaaatccagattttgtGTGAACTGTCCCAACTTTTAAAGTTGACAGCTACTGAAAACAGTGTGTAGGCAAAGAAAACACCCTTGCAGGCTGCAGCCAAGCCCACAGGGTGCCGGGTTTGACCCCTGACCCCTCTCTGCCGCCTCTTATTTACGTGCACAATCATTCTGTGAGGCAGCCTAAAATCGTGGTAAGAAAACAGTATGGGTTTAGGAGGGAGCCTCGGAGAGGCGGGGCGGCCACCTGTCCACCTTGAATTCCAGCTGAGTGGGGCCTCGTGGGCTCGCACGCTCCTTGTCCAAACAGACTTCCTGGCATACCCCTGACGAAGCTCATGGAGGTGGGCACTCAAAGCCAGAGATATAATTGcgcccatttcagagatgagaaaactgaagagcaGAGCTATGGAGAGCAGAACCAGGGCCTCCCCAGGTCTCTCAGCCTCCGAAGCCCACTCTTTCCCATGCTCCCCGCTTTAGTTGAGGGATGAGAGTAACACCAGAAAAGAAGTCAAGAACAAGATTTTACTcaagtaaaatttacattttctcaagTGTAGGGTAGGTTGACCCAAGGGTGGCAGGCTGGCAGAGAGTGGCTGGTGCTCAGCCCTCTGGTATCATAGGCAACCTTCTTGCTCCTATTTCATTTTCATGGTCGTTTGGCTAAGATTGCTGTTGAATGGCAGGTGTTGTTCTGCTTTCTTTGATTATCTGGGTAAATCCAGGAGCAGATGAGTGTGTCCTGAGAAGGGCTAGTTAGTCATCCCCGTGCCTGTGGAGAATGTCTGGAACCCTCGTAGACACGGGGACCAGGTAAACCCTAGTGCTGAGAAAAccaacagcagcaacaaacacTCTTGTTAAGTGGAATTGGAAAATTTCCTGCCAGCATCGATCACTGGACTGGAAGGGTGGGCTTGGTGGACCAAGGCTCTGGAGTCTGACCCACGTTGCATCCCCAATGCTCAGTGGTTTTGTGTCTTTGGTGGATCACTctaattttactcattttaaatttactcattttaaaatgtaaaatgagacaGTATCAGGCCCCTTTCAGAGCTGCTGTGAGATCATGGGTGGCAGCACCAATAATGTGGTATGGGGCTTAAGAGCTGACATTGATCCCCAGTGGGAGCTACCTGAGCCACGGTTGGGCCCACAAGGTGGGCTTCCTCTTGGTTATTGACCCACACTCGGGTAGTTTCTGTTGCTTGGTTTTCAGATGCAAAGCTAGGTTGACACAGGTGACCCTCCACATGTGGTAGGAGCAGGAGCAGGTGAGCTCCTTGGTGTCCTTGGTGCAATGctggtgggggctgggtgggaaAGGACGGTCGTGTTTGGGGCATCGTGAGCTCTTGGATCCTTCAGGTGGCTGGAGAAGCTTGGTGAGACTAAACTTGGAGTgttccatcctcctccccactgGTATTTTTCAGGTTGGCTGAAGCTGGAATGCCCGTTCAGGAGGCAAGGGAGGCCAGATGTCATGTGATGCTAGCCTGTGGCATCTCCTGTACAGTGAGAGGACTGGCTTGTCTGCGATGGCTCTGGCCTGGTCTCCAGATAGGAGTAATGGTGTCTATCTTGGGCAGGGTGTGACTGCAGAAAGGGGGAGCCCAGCTTTTCTGGGCTTTGACAGGCCCATGGTCAGCCTGGGACAAGCCCTGGCTACAGGGTGGGCCATAGGGCAGATTGCAGGGGAGTCTGACAGGGGCAGGTTGGGAAGGGACTGTGTGATGCCTATAGCTGGTGACTTGGGCTGAAGTCCACCAGTGGGTCCCTGGGCACCAGAGAGGGTGTGGCGCTATGGAGTCCTAGGCAGGGAGGGTTACCCAAGGTGGGGTTCTGTGCATGAGGAGAATTCTGAGCCAACATTGGTTGTGACGTGGTGGCAGGTCTCCAAACTCAGGCCTGACTGGCGTGTAGGGGGCCGCAGTCAGAGACAGGCTTCAGAGCAGGATGGCGGGGCTGCTCTCTGGGGTTGCTTCGCAAGATCATGGGGGAGAGAACTCTTCCCAGGACCCCTCCTAGACTGGGTTAGACCCTGGCCCCAGCACTGTGGAGGCCCTGGACAAGGATGACCTCCTCTCTCCGACCCTCAGTGTTCCCCTTTGTAGAATGGGCATGGTAAAGCTCGCCGGCACGGAGCAGACCCGCAGCAGTCGGCGCTCAGTGCTTTGTTAACCAGGAGAGCCGGGCCAGGTCCTGGGTTCACCTGTGGACTGAACAAAAGCGGCCTGAATAGAGCCTTCTCCACTAATGTGACGAAGGGAGCTCATGGATATCATTTTCccagtttctcagtttttgtgACTGTACAGGCGAGACTGAGAAAGGGCTGACCGCCTTTAACTGGGAAGCACGTGTTTGCTGAGGCAGGAGCTCCTGGAAGCGCGTTTTCCTATTGCAGACGTGTTCTTTGCCGTGCCTCGAGTGAAACAGCTCGGTGTCTGGGGTTCATTGCTGGGAGCTGCAGGGCGTCCAGGGGCCCTGCCCTCCGAGTGAGCTGAGAAGCACAGAGCCAAGGCCGGGCAGATGGGCAAGCAGTCTGCAGGGGACTGGGGCCGGGGCCCAGATAATGACAAAGTAGTAACACCACCACTAGTAATGGACACTTAGATAGTGCTTAGTCTGTGCTTGGTCTGGCCACCAGCCTCCTCTGCTGAGCCGCTGTGCCAATAAATACTTGCCGGCAGATTAATTAAACCATCTAGGAACACGGTGGCTCGAGGCAGGTGGGCAGGCCCTCTCTGCCAGTTAGGCCCACGGTCCTCGGGCACTTCataaattttaactcatttaatacttgTAACAACTCTTTGAGCAAATACctgtattattatatttgttttatgatgaagaaactaaggcacagagagcttgagtaaattgttcaaggtcacacagctagtaactggGGGAGCCAAGATTCACACCAAggcaggctggcccagtgggccCTTTGTGGAGACGTGCGCAGACAAGGCAGGAAGAGAACAAACAGGAGAGactgctccactgggccaggTGGCCGGGCAGCAAAGGGCGGGGCCCTTGCCATCAGCAGTGAGTTTGGGTGAGGTCCTGAGATGCTCTGCCTCCTCCCGCCGGCTTCATCTCGAGCCCTCAAGCACTCGGCTCAGCACGAGCTCTGCGCGGTGTTCTCTAGAGCTGGTTGCATACAGAAGGCCCCAGCAGTGGCTGTGAATCTGGCAGGCTTTGGTTGCTAATGGGAGAATGTCACTGAAAATGTCCCAACTGCTGCGAGGGTCGGCCCCTGGGTGGGCCGGGCCTTGGCCATCTGCTCTGGGCTGGTTTCTGCAATTGCTCCCTGTCTCCTGGCTCCTCCTTCCCCGTGCCGGCCGCCGGGAGGGCTGACAGGGTCACCTCGTCTCATGCCTTGCAGTCCTGGGGTGGTGAGAGGGGTGTAGGTGACACACGACGTGGGGAAGAGCCCGAGACAGAGATGGGCAGGCTTGCAGTCTTGAGCCGCTTTGATTTGCAGGTCATAATAATTACACTTTTTTTTGGATGCCACCCAGGTTCTGTGTCTTGGGCCAagtgttttactcattttttggTTTACCCAATAAACCCAGAGGCAATGTTCCTGTTATTATCCCtactttataaatgagaaaactgtatCTTGGAAAGGTGAagaatttgcccaaggccacacagctggcaagtagCAGAGCTGTCCCTAAGCCCAGGTCATAAccgcccctgggccagccctgcctccccttgGCCCACCGAGCAGGTGTTGGTGCCCGGCTGACCTCTGGGGGTGGAGAGTGGGACCCTGAGGACCATGGGCCTGACTGGCAGAGGGGGCCTGCCCGCCACCGTGAGCCACCGTGTTCCTAGATGGTTTAATTGATCTGCCAGCAAGTATTTATTGGCACAGAGGCTCAGCAGAGGAGGctggcagccagccagccagccaaggCTTCTGGTATTGATGAAGGCCAGAGAGAGTTTTCTTCCAGGATGACTGCAAGGACACCGTCCCCTTGCCAGAGCTGTTCTCCCAGCCTGCGCTGAACTCGCGACCTTCCTGCTCAACTCCCCTGTGTCTCCCGCGTGGCGCGGTCCTCTCAGCATCCCTGCCATCAGGACTCGGCTCCGCTTGCCTCCTGCCCCTGCACCCTCAGCCCAGCGCCGAGTTCTCCTCCGTCCACCCCATTCGCTCCCTTTCCCACGTGGATGAGCCTTCTTCCCCAGCTGCATATGAAGTTCCTCAGGGCATGATGGTGACCCAAGAGGCATGCGTGGGAGGTGGACAGAGTAGGGACTTCAAATTATGCACGCATTTACTTTTGAAAGGTAAACTGTGCACACGGCAACCAATTGAAACAGTACAAAAGGGTGTGGGGTgccacagccccagcccctccctgctggcaCCCACCCTTAGCAGCCTTTCACACGTCCTTCTAGAATTTTGTGACAGAGAAGTTTGGCACAAACGCGATCGTACTGTAAGCGTTGCTCtgcatctctttttctcccttcctggaCCCTGGGATTGTTTGGTATGATTAA is from Equus przewalskii isolate Varuska chromosome 15, EquPr2, whole genome shotgun sequence and encodes:
- the SPSB4 gene encoding SPRY domain-containing SOCS box protein 4; amino-acid sequence: MGQKLSGSLKAVEVREPALRPAKRELRGAEPGRPARLDQLLDMPAAGPAVQLRHAWNPEDRSLNVFVKDDDRLTFHRHPVAQSTDGIRGKVGHARGLHAWQILWPARQRGTHAVVGVATARAPLHSVGYTALVGSDAESWGWDLGRSRLYHDGKNRPGVAYPAFLGPEEAFALPDSLLVVLDMDEGTLSFVVDGQYLGVAFRGLKGKKLYPVVSAVWGHCEVTMRYINGLDPEPLPLMDLCRRCIRSALGRPRLGDIGALPLPQSLKNYLQYQ